One part of the Solanum dulcamara chromosome 3, daSolDulc1.2, whole genome shotgun sequence genome encodes these proteins:
- the LOC129882383 gene encoding kirola-like: MGLKSVLSAKLEIKANKDVLHDIFTHKPHHVSTMSPLHVQDCELLQGTFGTVGSKIIWKYTLEGKKRISKQVIEDIDHEKKVLVLKEFEGDLVDEYDNWKIILHIEPKGEIDLVCWTMEYERPNENAPELINLLDFMVGMTKAIDDHHAKAN, encoded by the exons ATGGGTCTAAAATCTGTGTTGAGTGCCAAGCTAGAAATAAAGGCTAACAAGGATGTACTTCATGATATCTTCACACATAAACCACACCATGTCTCTACTATGAGCCCTTTGCATGTACAAGATTGTGAGCTTCTTCAGGGTACCTTTGGAACGGTTGGATCCAAAATTATTTGGAAGTATACCCTTG AAGGGAAAAAGAGGATTTCGAAGCAGGTAATCGAAgatatagatcatgaaaaaaaGGTGCTCGTATTGAAAGAATTTGAAGGTGATCTAGTTGATGAATATGATAACTGGAAGATAATTCTTCATATCGAACCAAAAGGCGAAATCGATTTGGTATGCTGGACAATGGAGTATGAAAGGCCAAATGAAAATGCCCCTGAACTAATAAATTTGTTGGACTTCATGGTTGGTATGACCAAAGCTATTGATGATCACCATGCCAAGGCGAATTGa